One Littorina saxatilis isolate snail1 linkage group LG12, US_GU_Lsax_2.0, whole genome shotgun sequence genomic region harbors:
- the LOC138982296 gene encoding ATP-dependent RNA helicase DHX58-like, translating into MSGEGEVFDVRQKLKVLRSMIPDCKRYLVPSKIVPDLFSILGEDKRREIVEKERHSRPEAVELLMKAVLAKQEDGLNLFIFALRKAQEGDNTWYERFLNPLDDTEASALDPNNEKANEYFSYIIHCLEGEISRKITPGELQDILIELHAENIICEMDMLEIPNMNLHEGLLELFTIMPGGTPHWPLKFFYALERAKPGFSRKIDPCEESPVTQKEAMGGTMDQTAGTVTVDLQLEETIPKRPRTSGPADMSSSTQELGEGSAEDQMDMDEDALLASSDSEPGREFSDDDTEKDDDTEKDDEASEKKAKPQMSMRKYQYELAAPALQGRNTIICAPTGSGKTRVALYIVQKHLEQESDDDSQTPRKAVFLARTVPLVSQQFKIFENYLPDWRSRLITGETEDHDDLHLMLDDYDILVMTPKILENHLNPDKIPSLSVFSLIIFDECHHTRKGEPYNSVMLKYLESKKKGKKNLPQIVGLTASIGVEKASTVEKAVKSIINIMGNLDVKKITKVEEHMKEMEETVPRPDEDLGVLTPREGDEVSSAIESNMKKIESLLEGQFPVPQVDLDIDCVRPFLGKRPGDRKSQKYGQWAVQIRMETSKVHIPEHPDRVHPQECIERRRLFTQNVHLLAETLVFYNDALDVHELTRPVDVLDYLKGKLDPRHPASAPERTQLENQLVSLFEGLQKKLKKPSPTNPNLRILSEEIRKKLHKKWDTSRVMVFVRTRATCAALCNWLNSPDVEPELQGLKASPFTGSGATQELGGMTQPDQESVVEKFRAGEVKLLVCTSVGQEGMDIPDCNLVIRYNHVGNEVTTVQVRGRCRKAGGVSMLIAMPPVIRKERINKKRVEIMNKAITEVTDMHKNEVSNQVKKAQNKAMDKEKQKRAGQKSKTSTKRQGSFYLACGLCRKVRVAGSRIRTIEKCHHVIIGNDLVDNKEVSIRPLSKSRTVDNVQFTGEITCNKCPSSRQKFLGTTLKYQEVPYLTIKAESWVVLDDNNMLVKSGKWKWKDIDALYEISELTSADVNLHLGQKPEDEEDEMAEDEEEEQGAVGGMAN; encoded by the exons GGTATGAACGGTTCCTTAACCCCCTGGATGACACAGAAGCCAGCGCTTTGGACCCAAACAATGAAAAGGCGAACGAGTACTTCTCCTACATTATTCACTGCCTGGAGGGAGAAATCAGCAGAAAAATCACACCGGGTGAATTGCAGGACATCCTAATAGAGCTACATGCAGAGAACATCATTTGTGAAATGGATATGCTGGAAATTCCAAATATGAATCTACATGAAGGCCTTTTGGAGCTCTTCACTATTATGCCAGGCGGCACGCCACATTGGCCACTGAAGTTTTTCTATGCCCTGGAAAGGGCCAAACCTGGGTTTAGTCGGAAGATTGACCCATGTGAAGAATCTCCAG TCACTCAGAAGGAAGCCATGGGTGGAACTATGGACCAGACTGCGGGAACTGTGACTGTGGACTTGCAGTTAGAGGAAACCATACCCAAAAGACCCCGCACTTCAGGACCTGCAG ACATGAGCAGTAGTACACAAGAGCTAGGGGAAGGATCAGCAGAAGACCAAATGGACATGGATGAGGATGCTCTCCTGGCTAGCTCAGACTCTGAGCCGGGCAGGGAGTTTTCAGACGATGACACAGAGAAAGACGATGACACAGAGAAAGACGATGAAG CCTCGGAGAAGAAGGCCAAGCCGCAGATGTCAATGCGTAAATACCAGTACGAGCTTGCCGCCCCAGCCCTCCAAGGGCGCAATACTATCATCTGTGCTCCCACAGGGTCGGGCAAAACCAGAGTGGCTCTCTACATCGTGCAGAAACACCTGGAGCAGGAGTCTGATGATG ACTCACAGACACCACGCAAGGCTGTCTTCCTGGCCAGAACTGTTCCCCTGGTTTCTCAACAGTTCAAGATTTTTGAGAACTACCTGCCAGACTGGAGA AGCAGGCTCATTACTGGGGAGACTGAGGACCATGATGACCTTCACCTTATGCTGGACGACTACGACATCCTGGTGATGACGCCCAAGATTTTGGAGAACCACCTTAACCCTGACAAGATTCCGTCGCTGTCCGTCTTCTCTCTCATCATCTTTGATGAGTGCCACCACACTCGCAAGGGGGAGCCCTACAATTCTGTTATGCTCAAGTACCTGGAGTCAAAGAAAAAGGGGAAAAAGAATTTGCCACAA ATTGTTGGCTTGACGGCCTCCATTGGGGTGGAGAAGGCATCTACCGTGGAAAAAGCAGTGAAAAGCATCATCAATATCATGGGCAACCTGGACGTGAAAAAGATCACCAAAGTGGAAGAACATATGAAGGAAATGGAGGAAACTGTGCCCAGACCTGATGAAG ACTTGGGAGTGCTGACGCCCCGTGAAGGAGATGAGGTCAGTAGTGCCATCGAGAGCAACATGAAGAAGATTGAAAGCTTGCTGGAAGGCCAGTTTCCTGTTCCACAAGTCGACCTGGATATAGACTGTGTGCGTCCCTTCCTGGGAAAGCGTCCTGGTGACCGCAAGAGCCAGAAGTATGGCCAGTGGGCGGTGCAAATCCGCATGGAG ACAAGCAAGGTGCACATCCCCGAACACCCAGACAGAGTTCACCCTCAGGAATGCATTGAGAGACGTAGGCTGTTTACCCAGAATGTTCATCTCCTGGCCGAAACTCTTGTG TTCTACAATGACGCCTTGGATGTCCATGAGCTGACACGTCCAGTAGACGTACTGGATTACCTGAAGGGCAAACTGGACCCCCGCCACCCAGCAAGTGCACCTGAGCGCACGCAACTGGAAAACCAACTTGTCAGCCTTTTTGAAG GCTTGCAGAAGAAGCTGAAGAAGCCATCACCCACAAACCCAAACCTACGTATTCTGTCTGAGGAAATCAGGAAAAAGCTGCACAAGAAGTGGGATACGTCACGGGTGATGGTGTTTGTGCGTACTCGCGCCACCTGTGCTGCTCTATGCAACTGGCTCAACAGTCCCGATGTAGAACCAGAGTTGCAGGGTCTCAAAGCTTCACCCTTCACAGGATCCGGTGCCACACAAGAGCTGGGAG GAATGACACAGCCTGACCAGGAAAGTGTGGTGGAGAAGTTCCGAGCTGGGGAGGTGAAGCTACTGGTGTGTACCTCGGTGGGTCAGGAGGGAATGGACATCCCCGACTGCAACCTGGTTATTCGCTACAACCACGTGGGCAACGAGGTCACCACTGTGCAAGTCAGAG GGAGGTGTCGCAAAGCAGGAGGAGTGTCCATGCTGATCGCCATGCCGCCAGTCATCAGGAAGGAACGAATCAACAAAAAGCGAGTGGAGATCATGAACAAGGCCATTACTGAGGTCACCGACATGCATAAAAACGAAGTCAGCAACCAAGTCAAAAAG GCTCAGAACAAGGCTATGGATAAGGAGAAGCAGAAGAGGGCAGGGCAGAAATCCAAAACATCCACGAAGAGACAGGGAAGTTTCTACCTTGCCTGCGGCTTGTGCCGAAAGGTTCGAGTTGCAGGGTCCCGGATTCGAACCATCGAGAAGTGCCACCATGTCATCATTGGTAACGATCTGGTAGACAACAAGGAGGTCAGCATCCGACCCCTTAGCAAGTCCAGGACTGTCGACAACGTACAGTTTACTGGAGAAATCACCTGCAACAAGTGCCCGAGCAGCAGGCAGAAATTCCTTGGAACAACTCTCAAGTATCAAGAG GTTCCGTATCTGACAATCAAAGCAGAAAGCTGGGTAGTTTTGGATGACAACAACATGCTGGTGAAGAGCGGAAAGTGGAAGTGGAAGGACATTGATGCACTCTATGAAATCTCTGAGTTGACCTCCGCAGATGTTAACCTTCACCTTGGACAAAAGCCAGAGGATGAGGAGGACGAAATGGCAGAGGATGAAGAAGAGGAGCAAGGAGCTGTTGGAGGCATGGCGAACTGA